From the genome of Ziziphus jujuba cultivar Dongzao chromosome 6, ASM3175591v1, one region includes:
- the LOC107430979 gene encoding uncharacterized protein LOC107430979, with protein sequence MVYLFLREPAWNDNEDNENTKMRISLLNKMESVIKSFLMSGGRSEARLWLCNTIAGISSITRQQQCELFLNLLRSKPLNRGLASQVLQMIFEKTPHKAGSIIAKKSHILEKFFEGNPLRISQWFSNFASSAGGLERGKGAKALSQFAFIYRDICWEELEWKGKHGQSPAVVATKPHYFLDLDVERTMENFLENVPEFWTSSEFSESLKDGEILSLDRNFFLEYFVDLMYKEDSRAVWEVVTEFLKEESFSCLCHRLLITLDEQDLYKFLELLRKFVKPRMEPKDFSNLDFLFEVVLSKCIACESFDQILLLVAVLNKKRELLRLLRDEGSDESQAEIKDIMLTISKIPANESSLAPIIKECSKTKTIEAIKLLGLQSWIIYYILSEECQTLESWESLFTTNAISFRKSEKYAFVSYNGLSEESDSDLDLGVSNKSKRKRKGRSRKKRKRKYDYGDSNDDEIPDFDTTSKRLGLQSNVGSWLLSTDGYSASWNTVDLPEHLSNHCLSTWMRWIFVRRT encoded by the exons atggtttatttgtttttaagagAGCCCGCCTGGAATGATAATGAGGATAATGAGAATACAAAGATGAGAATATCTCTCTTGAATAAGATGGAGTCTGTTATTAAGTCATTCTTGATGTCTGGAGGTCGATCAGAGGCTCGTCTCTGGCTTTGTAACACTATAGCTGGGATAAGTTCCATCACTCGCCAACAGCAGTGTGAATTATTTTTGAACTTATTGAGATCAAAGCCGCTGAACCGTGGTTTAGCATCCCAAGTCCTTCAAATGATATTTGAGAAGACGCCACACAAAGCGGGATCAATCATAGCTAAGAAAAGCCACATACTGGAGAAATTCTTTGAAG GAAATCCCCTGCGTATATCACAATGGTTTTCTAACTTTGCATCTAGTGCTGGTGGATTGGAACGTGGAAAAGGTGCCAAGGCATTATCTCAATTTGCTTTCATATATCGAGATATATGTTGGGAGGAGCTTGAGTGGAAGGGGAAACATGGGCAATCACCTGCAGTGGTTGCTACAAAGCCCCATTACTTTCTTGATTTGGATGTTGAACGAACTATGGAGAATTTCCTTGAAAATGTGCCGGAATTTTGGACATCCAGTGAGTTTTCTGAGTCGCTAAAAGACGGTGAGATTTTGTCACTTGATAGAAACTTCTTTTTGGAATATTTTGTTGATCTGATGTATAAAGAAGACTCAAGAGCTGTGTGGGAAGTTGTAACTGAGTTCTTGAAAGAGGAATCTTTCTCTTGCCTGTGTCACCGCCTTCTTATTACTCTCGACGAGCAGGACCTATATAAATTTCTGGAATTGCTTCGTAAATTTGTTAAACCTAGAATGGAACCTAAGGATTTTAGTAACTTAGATTTCTTGTTTGAGGTTGTACTTTCCAAGTGCATTGCTTGTGAATCATTTGATCAAATATTACTGTTAGTTgcagttttaaataaaaaacgtGAGCTTTTACGCCTTTTACGTGATGAAGGTAGTGATGAGTCACAAGCAGAAATAAAAGATATCATGCTGACAATTTCAAAAATCCCTGCTAATGAAAGTAGTTTGGCCCCAATCATTAAAGAATGCTCTAAAACAAAAACCATTGAAGCAATTAAATTGTTGGGACTTCAGTCGTGGATTATCTATTACATATTATCAGAAGAATGCCAAACTCTTGAGTCTTGGGAATCTCTGTTCACGACAAATGCAATAAGTTTTCGCAAATCTGAGAAATATGCTTTTGTAAGTTATAATGGACTTTCAGAAGAAAGTGATTCAGATTTGGATCTTGGAGTTTCAAATAAAAGCAAGCGCAAGAGAAAAGGAAGAAgtaggaagaaaaggaaaagaaagtatGATTATGGTGACAGCAATGACGATGAGATTCCTGATTTTGATACTACAAGCAAGAGGTTGGGTTTGCAATCTAATGTTGGAAGTTGGTTGCTCTCTACAGATGGGTATTCTGCATCTTGGAACACT GTGGATTTACCAGAACACCTTTCTAACCATTGCTTGTCTACATGGATGAGGTGGATTTTTGTGCGGCGTACATAA
- the LOC107430997 gene encoding probable methyltransferase PMT21, with protein MKHKDGKPGSQQDKNSRAVPMTIMFFVLCGFSFYLGGLFCSEKHRFDNNDAKDVAKAVQSSTEVGVGSLQMKSVNFPECSIDYQDYTPCTNPKIWKKYGTHRLTFMERHCPPVFERKECLIPPPDGYKVPITWPKSRDECWYRNVPYNWINKQKSNQNWLRKEGEKFIFPGGGTMFPRGVSEYVDLMQDLIPGMKDGTVRTAIDTGCGVASWGGDLLDRGILTVSLAPRDNHEAQVQFALERGIPAILGIISTQRLPFPSKSFDMAHCSRCLIPWTEFGGIYLLEIHRILRPGGFWVLSGPPVNYEHRWRGWNTTIEEQKSDYDKLQKLLTSMCFKLYKQKDDIAVWQKSANNNCYEKLAKPDVYPPKCDDSFEPDSAWYTPLRSCVVVPNPKYKKSALASLPKWPERLHVAPERISGVHGGSASVFKHDDSKWKVRAKHYKKLVPAIGTDKIRNVMDMNTVFGGFAAALIDDPVWVMNVVSSYGANTLAVVYDRGLIGTYHDWCEAFSTYPRTYDLLHLDGLFTAESHRCDMKYVLLEMDRILRPNGYAIIRESRYFVDAVAAIAKGMRWSCRKEDTEYDVENEKMLICQKKLWYSSNKSS; from the exons ATGAAGCACAAGGATGGAAAACCTGGTTCTCAGCAGGATAAAAATTCTCGGGCTGTCCCAATGACGATCATGTTTTTTGTGCTGTGTGGCTTTTCCTTTTATCTTGGTGGACTCTTCTGTTCTGAGAAGCACAGATTTGACAACAATGATGCTAAGGATGTCGCAAAGGCGGTCCAATCTTCCACGGAAGTTGGAGTTGGCTCTCTTCAAATGAAGTCCGTTAACTTTCCTGAATGCAGCATTGACTATCAAGATTACACTCCGTGCACAAACCCAAAG ATATGGAAGAAGTATGGTACTCATCGGCTTACTTTTATGGAACGCCATTGCCCTCCGGTATTTGAGAGGAAGGAATGCTTAATTCCACCCCCAGATGGGTATAAGGTACCAATCACATGGCCAAAGAGTCGGGATGAATGCTGGTACCG GAATGTGCCTTATAACTGGATTAACAAGCAGAAATCTAATCAGAACTGGTTGAGGAAGGAAGGAGAGAAATTCATCTTTCCTGGTGGGGGTACTATGTTCCCGAGAGGTGTTAGTGAGTATGTTGATTTGATGCAAGATCTTATTCCAGGAATGAAAGATGGGACTGTTCGAACTGCCATTGATACTGGGTGCGGG GTTGCAAGTTGGGGAGGTGATTTGTTGGATCGTGGGATTTTAACTGTTTCTCTCGCTCCAAGGGATAATCATGAAGCTCAAGTCCAGTTCGCTTTGGAACGTGGAATTCCAGCTATCCTCGGCATCATTTCTACCCAAAGGCTTCCATTCCCCTCAAAGTCATTTGATATGGCTCACTGCTCAAGATGCCTCATTCCATGGACAGAATTTG GTGGAATTTACCTCCTAGAAATTCATCGCATACTCCGTCCTGGAGGCTTCTGGGTGCTGTCTGGTCCTCCTGTCAACTATGAACACCGCTGGCGTGGGTGGAATACAACTATAGAGGAGCAAAAATCAGATTATGATAAGTTGCAGAAACTGCTAACTTCAATGTGCTTCAAGTTGTACAAACAAAAGGATGACATTGCTGTTTGGCAGAAATCTGCAAATAACAATTGTTATGAAAAGCTTGCTAAACCTGATGTTTATCCGCCAAAATGTGATGACAGCTTTGAACCAGACTCAGCATGGTACACTCCGCTTCGCTCTTGTGTTGTTGTTCCAAACCCAAAGTATAAGAAATCAGCTTTGGCATCGCTCCCTAAATGGCCAGAGCGGTTACATGTTGCACCGGAACGCATTTCAGGTGTTCATGGAGGCAGTGCTAGTGTGTTCAAGCATGATGACAGTAAGTGGAAGGTGCGTGCAAAGCACTACAAAAAGTTGGTCCCAGCAATTGGGACTGACAAGATTAGGAATGTCATGGACATGAATACagtttttggaggttttgctgCAGCTTTGATTGATGATCCTGTGTGGGTCATGAATGTGGTCTCTTCCTATGGTGCCAATACGCTTGCTGTTGTCTATGATCGCGGCCTTATTGGAACCTACCATGATTG GTGTGAGGCTTTCTCTACTTATCCTCGAACTTATGATCTCCTTCATCTGGATGGACTCTTCACAGCAGAAAGTCACAG ATGTGATATGAAATATGTTCTCTTGGAGATGGACCGGATTCTGCGTCCAAATGGGTATGCAATCATTCGGGAATCCAGATACTTTGTGGATGCTGTTGCTGCAATTGCCAAGGGAATGAGGTGGAGTTGTCGAAAAGAAGACACCGAGTATGATGTTGAAAACGAGAAGATGCTGATCTGCCAGAAAAAACTCTGGTATTCTTCTAATAAAAGTTCATGA
- the LOC107430977 gene encoding uncharacterized protein LOC107430977 — protein MDFFLKGMNEETSECPFDIKDIQRCPFLRNINKPTNFSFSSVNLSMPGAKGPIFEDGPSFDTAFKIFHGKDGVVPLSGRSSGHDDVPDFAPAPLFNPLAAKSATISLSAFGPGGPFNFGSFYEKWKKQQNSESSSKKKPSSSQKGNSSQHEALGNEWLKTGNCPIAKSCRAVSRVLPLIASALQPPAGMKIRCPPAVVAARAALARTALVKSLRPQPLPEKMLAIAALGMAVNVPLGVWKEHTKKFSLSWFAAIHAAVPFIAMLRKSVLMPKTAMALTIAASILGQVIGSRAERLRLKTVAEREKGMAQTATSGAIVGFGKSQVDSIGGVTCGAEGMMFDPFSVKGAGSTSSSADVCF, from the exons ATGGATTTTTTCTTGAAGGGAATGAATGAGGAGACCTCTGAATGCCCTTTTGATATTAAGGACATCCAAAGATGTCCATTTTTGAGGAACATCAACAAACCCacaaatttttccttttcttcagtGAACCTTTCCATGCCT GGAGCCAAAGGTCCAATATTTGAAGATGGTCCTAGTTTTGATACGGCATTTAAGATATTTCATGGGAAGGATGGGGTTGTACCACTATCTGGGAGATCTAGTGGTCATGATGATGTTCCGGATTTTGCGCCTGCGCCACTTTTCAATCCTCTAGCAGCAAAATCTGCCACCATAAGTCTTTCAGCGTTTGGACCAGGAGGGCCTTTCAACTTTGGTTCATTCTATGAGAAATGGAAGAAGCAGCAGAACTCTGAATCATCTAGCAAGAAGAAACCCTCTTCTTCTCAG AAAGGAAATTCATCACAACATGAGGCTTTAGGAAATGAGTGGTTGAAAACAGGAAACTGCCCAATTGCCAAGTCTTGCAGAGCTGTGAGCCGTGTTCTCCCACTTATTGCATCAGCACTTCAACCACCAGCCGGTATGAAGATTAGATGCCCTCCTGCAGTTGTTGCTGCAAGGGCAGCGCTAGCTCGGACTGCACTTGTAAAGTCCTTACGTCCTCAACCGCTACCAGAAAAAATGCTTGCCATCGCAGCCTTGGGTATGGCAGTCAATGTCCCCTTGGGTGTATGGAAGGAGCATACTAAGAAGTTTTCACTCTCATGGTTTGCAGCAATACATGCTGCTGTGCCTTTCATAGCCATGCTTAGGAAGTCTGTGTTAATGCCCAAAACAGCAATGGCATTGACCATTGCAGCTTCTATCCTAGGACAGGTTATTGGTTCGAGAGCTGAAAGGCTCCGGCTTAAAACAGTGGCAGAGAGAGAAAAGGGAATGGCACAGACAGCAACTTCTGGTGCCATTGTAGGGTTTGGCAAAAGCCAGGTTGATAGCATTGGTGGTGTTACTTGTGGTGCAGAAGGCATGATGTTTGACCCATTTTCTGTGAAAGGTGCTGGGTCAACTTCTTCATCCGCAGATGTGTGTTTTTGA
- the LOC107431005 gene encoding replication protein A 70 kDa DNA-binding subunit A isoform X2 — translation METTTLTEGAIMKICRDEYPKGENWKPVLQILDVRMVNTQGGQPVAPEKERYRVVISDGAYHQQGMLGTQNNDLVRQGRLQKGSLVRLKEFVCTPVQARLIIIIVDLDLILETCDLIGEPEPAPKFVNTPPSGAVTGNPQSSVGNKPSGGTPSIYPKIEPGAGFPRPAPVGGSYSNQNMGFNNPRSEVSRPPQNSHVRAPYPSYQQPPPMYSNRGPIAKNEAPARILPIAALNPYQGRWTIKARVTSKGELRHFNNPRGDGKVFSFDLLDSEGGEIRVTCFNAVADQFYNQIEVGKIYMISRGSLKPAQKAFNHLHNDHEIFLESTSIVQPCYEDDNSIPRQQFHFHPISDVQEMDNNSVVDLIGVVSFINPASSIMRKNGTETQKRSLHLKDMSGRSVELTLWGNFCNAEGQRLQNMCDSGVFPVLAVKSGRVNDFNGKAVGTISSSQLFINPDFPEAHRLKEWFDKEGRNAPSVSISREISTVGRTDMRKTISQIKDEKLGTSEKPDWITVGATISFIKVDNFCYTACPLMIGDRQCNKKVTNNGDGKWRCDRCDQSIEECDYRYILQLQIQDHTGLTWVTAFQEGGEEVMGVSAKSLYYLKHEEQDDEKFAQIVRKVLFNKFIFKLKIKEETFSDEQRVKSTVVKAERVNFSSESKFLLNLMDKLKAGNSSSSIPKVENIIPNPGLNTNAPGNFGTRQPTPADFGNSVNAVREFGTPANQVGQYGNRYSSSGCPSIGSSGMYLSCNSCGGTGHSSMNCPSIANSPGLSSGGGYGNRASSGPSFGNSSDECYKCHQTGHWARDCPGSSNIPPSYGSGSVVPGRYGGVPKQQVGGF, via the exons ATGGAGACGACGACGCTGACGGAGGGAGCGATAATGAAGATATGCAGGGACGAGTATCCGAAAGGGGAGAACTGGAAGCCAGTGTTGCAGATACTTGATGTGAGGATGGTGAACACGCAGGGAGGACAACCGGTTGCTCCAGAGAAGGAGAGGTACAGGGTGGTGATCTCCGATGGGGCTTATCATCAGCAAGGAATGCTGGGGACTCAGAACAATGATCTGGTCAGGCAAGGAAGGTTGCAGAAGGGATCGCTTGTCCGCTTGAAGGAGTTTGTTTGCACTCCAGTACAAGCCCGCCT AATCATTATTATAGTTGATCTAGATTTGATACTTGAAACATGTGATCTCATTGGTGAACCTGAGCCAGCACCGAAATTTGTGAATACACCACCATCAGGGGCAGTTACTGGAAATCCACAATCATCTGTTGGGAATAAACCTTCTGGAG GTACACCGTCCATTTACCCTAAAATAGAGCCCGGTGCTGGGTTTCCTAGACCGGCTCCGGTAGGTGGGTCATATAGCAATCAGAACATGGGCTTTAATAACCCTAGATCTGAGGTTTCAAGACCGCCTCAAAATTCTCATGTCCGTGCACCTTATCCATCATATCAGCAGCCGCCTCCAATGTACTCTAACAGAGGACCAATAGCCAAAAATGAAGCTCCTGCTAGGATTTTACCAATTGCTGCTCTGAATCCCTATCAGGGAAGGTGGACAATCAAGGCTAGAGTGACATCAAAGGGAGAACTTAGGCACTTTAACAATCCTCGTGGTGATGGGAAAGTATTTTCTTTTGATCTTCTTGATTCTGAGGGTGGGGAAATTCGGGTGACCTGCTTTAATGCTGTGGCTGATCAATTTTACAATCAGATTGAAGTTGGTAAGATTTATATGATTTCAAGAGGAAGCTTAAAACCAGCTCAAAAGGCTTTCAACCACCTCCATAATGATCATGAAATTTTTCTGGAGAGCACATCGATAGTACAGCCATGCTATGAGGATGACAACTCTATTCCACGGCAGCAGTTTCATTTCCATCCTATAAGTGATGTACAAGAGATGGACAACAATAGTGTTGTGGATTTAATAGGTGTGGTATCATTTATTAATCCCGCTTCTTCAATAATGAGAAAAAATGGTACTGAAACTCAAAAGAGATCACTCCATTTGAAGGATATGTCTGGCAGAAGTGTTGAATTAACTCTGTGGGGAAACTTTTGCAATGCAGAAGGACAAAGACTGCAAAATATGTGTGATTCTGGGGTATTTCCAGTTCTGGCTGTGAAATCCGGCAGAGTCAATGATTTCAATGGGAAGGCAGTGGGAACTATTTCTTCAAGTCAGCTCTTTATAAACCCAGATTTTCCAGAGGCTCACAGGCTGAAGGAATGGTTTGACAAGGAAGGTAGAAATGCCCCATCAGTATCTATTTCCAGGGAAATATCTACTGTGGGTAGAACAGATATGCGAAAGACCATATCCCAAATTAAAGATGAGAAGTTAGGGACTTCTGAGAAGCCAGATTGGATAACAGTAGGTGCAACCATTTCATTCATTAAGGTTGATAATTTCTGCTACACAGCATGCCCTCTCATGATTGGCGATCGACAATGTAACAAAAAGGTTACAAATAATGGAGATGGAAAATGGCGGTGTGATAGATGTGATCAATCCATTGAAGAATGTGACTACAGGTATATACTCCAATTACAGATACAAGACCACACTGGCTTAACTTGGGTAACTGCATTTCAGGAGGGTGGTGAGGAAGTAATGGGTGTATCTGCAAAAAGTTTGTATTATTTGAAACATGAGGAGCAAGATGATGAGAAATTTGCACAAATTGTTCGCAAGGTTCTTTTTAACAAATTCATATTCAAGTTGAAAATTAAGGAGGAAACTTTTAGTGATGAACAACGTGTGAAGTCAACTGTTGTCAAAGCAGAAAGGGTGAACTTTTCATCGGAGTCTAAATTCCTTTTGAATTTGATGGACAAGTTGAAAGCAGGAAATTCGAGTTCTTCTATCCCAAAGGTTGAAAATATCATTCCAAACCCTGGTTTGAATACCAATGCTCCTGGAAATTTTGGAACTAGACAGCCAACACCTGCTGACTTTGGTAACAGTGTCAATGCAGTTAGAGAATTTGGAACACCAGCAAATCAAGTGGGTCAGTATGGAAACCGATATTCTAGTTCAGGGTGTCCGTCAATTGGCTCTTCTGGTATGTATCTGAGCTGTAATAGCTGTGGGGGTACTGGTCATAGCTCGATGAACTGCCCAAGTATAGCAAATAGTCCAGGACTATCATCGGGAGGGGGCTATGGAAATAGAGCATCATCTGGCCCAAGCTTTGGTAATTCTTCTGATGAATGCTATAAATGCCATCAAACAGGGCATTGGGCAAGAGACTGTCCAGGGTCATCTAATATTCCTCCATCTTATGGAAGCGGCAGTGTTGTTCCTGGAAGATATGGAGGTGTTCCAAAACAGCAAGTCGGTGGCTTTTGA
- the LOC107431005 gene encoding replication protein A 70 kDa DNA-binding subunit A isoform X1 translates to METTTLTEGAIMKICRDEYPKGENWKPVLQILDVRMVNTQGGQPVAPEKERYRVVISDGAYHQQGMLGTQNNDLVRQGRLQKGSLVRLKEFVCTPVQARLIIIIVDLDLILETCDLIGEPEPAPKFVNTPPSGAVTGNPQSSVGNKPSGGQVNETVPATSVEQPRMNQSFGSAYSTNPNSGRYAAPGTPSIYPKIEPGAGFPRPAPVGGSYSNQNMGFNNPRSEVSRPPQNSHVRAPYPSYQQPPPMYSNRGPIAKNEAPARILPIAALNPYQGRWTIKARVTSKGELRHFNNPRGDGKVFSFDLLDSEGGEIRVTCFNAVADQFYNQIEVGKIYMISRGSLKPAQKAFNHLHNDHEIFLESTSIVQPCYEDDNSIPRQQFHFHPISDVQEMDNNSVVDLIGVVSFINPASSIMRKNGTETQKRSLHLKDMSGRSVELTLWGNFCNAEGQRLQNMCDSGVFPVLAVKSGRVNDFNGKAVGTISSSQLFINPDFPEAHRLKEWFDKEGRNAPSVSISREISTVGRTDMRKTISQIKDEKLGTSEKPDWITVGATISFIKVDNFCYTACPLMIGDRQCNKKVTNNGDGKWRCDRCDQSIEECDYRYILQLQIQDHTGLTWVTAFQEGGEEVMGVSAKSLYYLKHEEQDDEKFAQIVRKVLFNKFIFKLKIKEETFSDEQRVKSTVVKAERVNFSSESKFLLNLMDKLKAGNSSSSIPKVENIIPNPGLNTNAPGNFGTRQPTPADFGNSVNAVREFGTPANQVGQYGNRYSSSGCPSIGSSGMYLSCNSCGGTGHSSMNCPSIANSPGLSSGGGYGNRASSGPSFGNSSDECYKCHQTGHWARDCPGSSNIPPSYGSGSVVPGRYGGVPKQQVGGF, encoded by the exons ATGGAGACGACGACGCTGACGGAGGGAGCGATAATGAAGATATGCAGGGACGAGTATCCGAAAGGGGAGAACTGGAAGCCAGTGTTGCAGATACTTGATGTGAGGATGGTGAACACGCAGGGAGGACAACCGGTTGCTCCAGAGAAGGAGAGGTACAGGGTGGTGATCTCCGATGGGGCTTATCATCAGCAAGGAATGCTGGGGACTCAGAACAATGATCTGGTCAGGCAAGGAAGGTTGCAGAAGGGATCGCTTGTCCGCTTGAAGGAGTTTGTTTGCACTCCAGTACAAGCCCGCCT AATCATTATTATAGTTGATCTAGATTTGATACTTGAAACATGTGATCTCATTGGTGAACCTGAGCCAGCACCGAAATTTGTGAATACACCACCATCAGGGGCAGTTACTGGAAATCCACAATCATCTGTTGGGAATAAACCTTCTGGAGGTCAGGTTAATGAAACTGTGCCTGCAACATCTGTAGAACAGCCTAGAATGAATCAATCATTTGGCAGTGCTTATTCTACTAATCCTAACTCGGGGAGATATGCTGCACCAGGTACACCGTCCATTTACCCTAAAATAGAGCCCGGTGCTGGGTTTCCTAGACCGGCTCCGGTAGGTGGGTCATATAGCAATCAGAACATGGGCTTTAATAACCCTAGATCTGAGGTTTCAAGACCGCCTCAAAATTCTCATGTCCGTGCACCTTATCCATCATATCAGCAGCCGCCTCCAATGTACTCTAACAGAGGACCAATAGCCAAAAATGAAGCTCCTGCTAGGATTTTACCAATTGCTGCTCTGAATCCCTATCAGGGAAGGTGGACAATCAAGGCTAGAGTGACATCAAAGGGAGAACTTAGGCACTTTAACAATCCTCGTGGTGATGGGAAAGTATTTTCTTTTGATCTTCTTGATTCTGAGGGTGGGGAAATTCGGGTGACCTGCTTTAATGCTGTGGCTGATCAATTTTACAATCAGATTGAAGTTGGTAAGATTTATATGATTTCAAGAGGAAGCTTAAAACCAGCTCAAAAGGCTTTCAACCACCTCCATAATGATCATGAAATTTTTCTGGAGAGCACATCGATAGTACAGCCATGCTATGAGGATGACAACTCTATTCCACGGCAGCAGTTTCATTTCCATCCTATAAGTGATGTACAAGAGATGGACAACAATAGTGTTGTGGATTTAATAGGTGTGGTATCATTTATTAATCCCGCTTCTTCAATAATGAGAAAAAATGGTACTGAAACTCAAAAGAGATCACTCCATTTGAAGGATATGTCTGGCAGAAGTGTTGAATTAACTCTGTGGGGAAACTTTTGCAATGCAGAAGGACAAAGACTGCAAAATATGTGTGATTCTGGGGTATTTCCAGTTCTGGCTGTGAAATCCGGCAGAGTCAATGATTTCAATGGGAAGGCAGTGGGAACTATTTCTTCAAGTCAGCTCTTTATAAACCCAGATTTTCCAGAGGCTCACAGGCTGAAGGAATGGTTTGACAAGGAAGGTAGAAATGCCCCATCAGTATCTATTTCCAGGGAAATATCTACTGTGGGTAGAACAGATATGCGAAAGACCATATCCCAAATTAAAGATGAGAAGTTAGGGACTTCTGAGAAGCCAGATTGGATAACAGTAGGTGCAACCATTTCATTCATTAAGGTTGATAATTTCTGCTACACAGCATGCCCTCTCATGATTGGCGATCGACAATGTAACAAAAAGGTTACAAATAATGGAGATGGAAAATGGCGGTGTGATAGATGTGATCAATCCATTGAAGAATGTGACTACAGGTATATACTCCAATTACAGATACAAGACCACACTGGCTTAACTTGGGTAACTGCATTTCAGGAGGGTGGTGAGGAAGTAATGGGTGTATCTGCAAAAAGTTTGTATTATTTGAAACATGAGGAGCAAGATGATGAGAAATTTGCACAAATTGTTCGCAAGGTTCTTTTTAACAAATTCATATTCAAGTTGAAAATTAAGGAGGAAACTTTTAGTGATGAACAACGTGTGAAGTCAACTGTTGTCAAAGCAGAAAGGGTGAACTTTTCATCGGAGTCTAAATTCCTTTTGAATTTGATGGACAAGTTGAAAGCAGGAAATTCGAGTTCTTCTATCCCAAAGGTTGAAAATATCATTCCAAACCCTGGTTTGAATACCAATGCTCCTGGAAATTTTGGAACTAGACAGCCAACACCTGCTGACTTTGGTAACAGTGTCAATGCAGTTAGAGAATTTGGAACACCAGCAAATCAAGTGGGTCAGTATGGAAACCGATATTCTAGTTCAGGGTGTCCGTCAATTGGCTCTTCTGGTATGTATCTGAGCTGTAATAGCTGTGGGGGTACTGGTCATAGCTCGATGAACTGCCCAAGTATAGCAAATAGTCCAGGACTATCATCGGGAGGGGGCTATGGAAATAGAGCATCATCTGGCCCAAGCTTTGGTAATTCTTCTGATGAATGCTATAAATGCCATCAAACAGGGCATTGGGCAAGAGACTGTCCAGGGTCATCTAATATTCCTCCATCTTATGGAAGCGGCAGTGTTGTTCCTGGAAGATATGGAGGTGTTCCAAAACAGCAAGTCGGTGGCTTTTGA